One Microlunatus soli genomic window carries:
- a CDS encoding VOC family protein codes for MIGRLHGIVIDCPDPESLATFYQDLLGMIRVQDSPIVIGDSADRPGLCFRQVDNYRPPTWPTGERPQFLHLDARVDDLAEATLRAVQLGATRLDGGGDNFTVLADPIGHPFCLVQF; via the coding sequence ATGATCGGACGACTGCACGGCATCGTCATCGACTGCCCCGACCCGGAGTCGCTGGCGACCTTCTACCAAGATCTGCTCGGCATGATCAGAGTGCAGGACTCCCCGATCGTGATCGGCGATTCCGCCGATCGGCCCGGCCTGTGCTTCCGGCAGGTCGACAACTACCGACCACCGACCTGGCCGACCGGCGAACGCCCGCAGTTCCTGCATCTGGACGCGAGAGTCGATGATCTTGCCGAGGCGACGCTGCGGGCCGTCCAGCTGGGCGCCACCCGACTGGACGGCGGTGGTGACAACTTCACCGTTCTGGCCGACCCCATCGGCCACCCGTTCTGCCTGGTCCAGTTCTAG
- a CDS encoding SDR family oxidoreductase yields MTEQTIALVTGANKGIGYEIAAGLGKLGWQVGVGARDDGRRAEAVAKLRAGGADAFGVPLDVTDEASVAAAAQQLEARAGRLDVLINNAGITGGPLQQPTAADLPTIRAVLETNVLGVISLTNAVLPLLRRSTSPRIVNMSSSVGSLTRQTDPEGQTGPISIAYSPSKSLLNAVTIQYVKELADTNILINAGCPGFVATDLNGFRGHRTPEQGAAIAIKLATLPDDGPTGGFFEDAGVVPW; encoded by the coding sequence ATGACAGAACAGACGATCGCGCTGGTCACCGGCGCGAACAAAGGCATCGGATACGAGATCGCCGCCGGCCTGGGCAAGCTCGGCTGGCAGGTCGGCGTCGGCGCTCGTGATGACGGTCGCCGTGCGGAGGCCGTGGCGAAACTACGGGCGGGCGGAGCCGACGCGTTCGGGGTGCCGCTGGACGTCACAGACGAAGCCAGCGTCGCTGCCGCCGCACAACAGCTCGAGGCACGTGCCGGCCGGCTCGACGTGTTGATCAACAACGCCGGCATCACAGGTGGCCCGCTGCAACAGCCGACCGCCGCCGACCTGCCGACCATCCGGGCCGTGCTCGAGACCAACGTGCTCGGCGTGATCAGCCTGACCAACGCCGTGTTGCCGCTACTGCGCCGTTCGACGTCACCGCGGATCGTGAACATGTCCAGCAGCGTCGGCTCGTTGACCCGGCAGACCGATCCGGAAGGGCAGACCGGACCGATCTCGATCGCCTACTCCCCGTCCAAGTCGTTGCTGAACGCGGTCACCATCCAGTACGTCAAGGAACTCGCCGACACCAACATCCTGATCAATGCCGGCTGCCCCGGCTTCGTCGCCACCGATCTGAACGGCTTCCGCGGCCACCGCACCCCCGAGCAGGGCGCGGCGATCGCGATCAAGCTCGCCACCCTGCCCGACGACGGCCCGACCGGCGGCTTCTTCGAGGATGCCGGCGTCGTGCCCTGGTGA
- a CDS encoding LysR family transcriptional regulator, which yields METRELRYFVAVAEELHFGRAAERLGIAQPPLSRAIRQLERRLGAPLLERTSRSVGLTEAGVVLLRESRTALDAVDAAERRTRRAALAPTGDPGVVLATKAGASNGLLSKLLDVYAAEPGAVSVEVVLCGIGEQEQLLRDGRADVALLHRPFDGTAGFDTEDLGSESQLLVLPAGHPLTGRTDLRMADVAALTAPPMARWPRTDGSYPDGPGPQVREHSQLLQLIALGRAAALLPESVRSHLGEDLVSVPVIDAPTVTTVIAWPPQSRSTAVAGLVRTATRL from the coding sequence ATGGAGACGCGGGAGTTGCGCTACTTCGTTGCGGTGGCCGAGGAGCTGCACTTCGGCAGGGCCGCCGAGCGGCTCGGGATCGCTCAGCCGCCGTTGTCCCGGGCGATCAGGCAACTCGAACGGCGACTGGGCGCGCCGCTGCTGGAACGCACCAGTCGCTCGGTCGGGCTGACCGAGGCGGGCGTGGTCCTGTTGCGGGAGAGTCGGACGGCACTGGATGCGGTCGACGCCGCGGAGCGGCGCACCCGGCGGGCCGCCCTTGCGCCCACGGGCGACCCTGGCGTGGTGCTCGCGACGAAGGCCGGTGCCTCCAACGGACTGTTGTCCAAGCTGCTCGACGTCTACGCCGCCGAACCCGGTGCGGTCAGCGTCGAGGTCGTGCTCTGCGGGATCGGTGAGCAGGAACAGTTGCTCCGGGACGGCCGAGCAGACGTCGCGTTGTTGCATCGGCCGTTCGACGGCACGGCCGGTTTCGACACCGAGGATCTCGGGTCCGAGAGTCAGCTGCTGGTGTTGCCTGCCGGCCACCCGCTGACCGGCCGGACCGATCTCCGGATGGCCGACGTCGCTGCACTGACCGCCCCGCCGATGGCTCGATGGCCGCGCACGGACGGCAGCTATCCCGACGGGCCGGGACCGCAGGTGCGCGAGCATTCCCAACTGCTCCAGTTGATCGCCCTCGGTCGGGCCGCCGCGCTGCTGCCGGAGTCGGTGCGCTCGCATTTGGGCGAGGACCTGGTGTCGGTGCCGGTGATCGATGCACCGACCGTCACGACCGTGATCGCCTGGCCCCCGCAAAGCCGGTCGACCGCCGTTGCCGGACTGGTCCGGACCGCCACCCGACTCTGA
- a CDS encoding ABC transporter substrate-binding protein, giving the protein MATPRTGSGRLSRRRLLAATGAAAAAGVLPACGRRTPSGDGPLQVWGGVPAESGPADLIKDFERSHPGTKINYTRYVNDERGNLKLDSALQGGVDIDIYFTYLPASLALRSESGLTADLTDRVRADPELAPFLDRRQPRAFWSGDRIHGLATTREPNFVLINEKLRRRAGAELPTAWTIEDYRDYARRLTTDRTAGAYTVPDVARIALGSDYWYTADGRSNFGDPHFLQGLRLGQQMIAEGSLYPWREVLARQLDAYQQNAFLAGDFAIWPTAPFNLRYLNDDEEYAHDFRVSCAPVPTVSGGGDWDTGTYGNFIMINPTSRRQDLAWEFARHWVTEGAAPMITAGKMPALDTVDPETVLTGLLGQQPDKHFDVDSFHRVLVDQHPKLVMDTELSGYPEIELAYSQQRDLCWLEEKAPEAAIAEAEKLADAAIRRDIGTE; this is encoded by the coding sequence ATGGCGACACCGCGTACCGGCTCCGGCCGACTGAGCCGGCGACGGTTGCTGGCGGCCACCGGTGCCGCCGCAGCGGCCGGCGTGCTGCCGGCCTGTGGCAGGAGGACACCGTCCGGTGACGGACCGCTCCAGGTCTGGGGCGGTGTGCCGGCGGAGTCCGGTCCGGCGGATCTGATCAAGGACTTCGAGCGGAGCCACCCCGGCACCAAGATCAACTACACCCGCTACGTCAACGACGAACGTGGCAACCTGAAGCTGGACTCCGCGCTGCAGGGCGGAGTCGACATCGACATCTACTTCACCTACCTGCCCGCCTCACTGGCACTGCGCTCGGAATCCGGGCTGACCGCCGACCTCACCGACCGCGTTCGGGCGGACCCCGAATTGGCACCGTTCCTGGATCGGCGACAGCCGCGCGCATTCTGGTCCGGCGACCGCATCCACGGACTCGCGACGACCCGGGAACCCAACTTCGTGTTGATCAACGAGAAGCTGCGTCGACGGGCCGGCGCCGAGCTGCCGACCGCCTGGACGATCGAGGACTACCGGGATTATGCCCGACGACTGACCACCGATCGGACGGCCGGCGCCTACACGGTTCCCGATGTCGCGCGGATCGCCCTCGGTTCGGACTACTGGTACACCGCTGACGGCAGATCCAACTTCGGCGACCCGCACTTCCTGCAGGGGCTGCGACTCGGCCAGCAGATGATCGCCGAGGGCAGTCTCTATCCGTGGCGCGAAGTGCTGGCCCGGCAACTGGATGCCTATCAGCAGAATGCCTTCCTGGCCGGCGACTTCGCGATCTGGCCGACGGCGCCGTTCAACCTGCGCTACCTGAACGACGACGAGGAATACGCCCACGACTTCCGGGTCAGCTGTGCACCGGTGCCGACCGTGTCGGGTGGCGGTGACTGGGATACCGGGACCTACGGCAACTTCATCATGATCAATCCGACATCGCGTCGCCAGGACCTGGCCTGGGAGTTCGCCCGGCACTGGGTCACCGAAGGAGCAGCCCCGATGATCACTGCCGGCAAGATGCCTGCCTTGGACACGGTCGACCCCGAGACGGTGCTGACCGGGCTGCTCGGCCAGCAGCCCGACAAGCACTTCGATGTCGACTCCTTCCATCGGGTGCTGGTCGACCAGCACCCCAAGCTGGTGATGGATACCGAGCTGTCCGGTTATCCGGAGATCGAGCTCGCCTACTCCCAACAGCGCGACCTGTGCTGGCTGGAGGAAAAGGCACCCGAGGCGGCGATCGCCGAGGCCGAGAAGCTCGCCGACGCCGCGATCCGACGCGACATCGGGACGGAGTGA
- a CDS encoding carbohydrate ABC transporter permease — protein MVASTAVRPTSVDTAGPADRSRRNRSEPSGWVGLAFIAPNLIGVLAFTIIPLVSVVVLAFTDWNVVSGIDGIHFIGLQNFVSIARDPGFWNALLLTVIYAGVSVPVTVVLGLFLALALNRDLPGRAALRAIFFMPYIVSVVAIGMTWLMIMNPRAGLINQVLSFFGLQHLPGWFASSHWALPALILMAIWGSVGYASLIYLSALQDAPTQLYEAADVDGAGVWAKFRMITWPAMLPTTVFLLVTLFIGASQGFGVIALITSGGPGNSTTTLSYYMYQNGFQFYRFGYASAIGLVTFAGVLVLTLLTWRAQRGKALHD, from the coding sequence ATGGTCGCCTCCACAGCCGTTCGCCCGACATCGGTCGACACCGCCGGTCCCGCCGACCGGTCGCGTCGGAATCGTTCCGAGCCCAGTGGTTGGGTCGGATTGGCCTTCATCGCGCCGAACCTGATCGGGGTGCTCGCCTTCACGATCATTCCGTTGGTCTCGGTTGTGGTGCTGGCCTTCACCGACTGGAACGTGGTCTCCGGCATCGACGGGATCCACTTCATCGGCCTGCAGAACTTCGTCAGCATCGCCCGCGACCCCGGCTTCTGGAACGCGCTGCTGCTGACGGTGATCTACGCCGGTGTCAGCGTCCCGGTGACGGTTGTGCTCGGACTGTTCCTCGCGCTGGCGCTGAATCGGGACCTGCCCGGTCGCGCAGCCCTGCGGGCGATCTTCTTCATGCCTTACATCGTCAGTGTGGTGGCGATCGGCATGACCTGGCTGATGATCATGAACCCTCGGGCCGGACTGATCAACCAGGTGCTGTCGTTCTTCGGTCTGCAACATCTCCCCGGCTGGTTCGCCTCCTCGCACTGGGCGCTGCCCGCCCTGATCCTGATGGCGATCTGGGGGAGTGTCGGCTATGCCTCGCTGATCTATCTGTCGGCTCTGCAGGACGCACCGACCCAGTTGTACGAGGCCGCCGACGTCGACGGGGCAGGCGTCTGGGCGAAATTCCGGATGATCACCTGGCCGGCGATGTTGCCGACCACGGTCTTCCTGCTGGTCACCCTGTTCATCGGCGCGTCCCAGGGCTTCGGCGTGATCGCCCTGATCACCTCCGGCGGTCCGGGCAACTCGACGACCACTTTGTCCTATTACATGTATCAGAACGGCTTCCAGTTCTACCGGTTCGGCTATGCCTCGGCGATCGGCCTGGTGACCTTCGCCGGGGTGCTCGTCCTCACCCTGCTGACCTGGCGGGCCCAACGCGGGAAGGCACTCCATGACTGA
- a CDS encoding carbohydrate ABC transporter permease → MTDRKRRWLWGIPLWILALAFLAPFAWMLSTSLKQSVDAYRIPMEWIPKPAEWKNYAEVLVGETSVLPAFLNSIFVAFMRVGGELITATMAGYAFARIRFRGREKIFLLYLATAIIPSQLLLVPRFIYFQKIGLYDTLWSLILPGMFTVLGTFLMRQFFISQPAEFAEAARMDGAGEFRIFASIYLPLAAPVMSALGILAFVWSWNDYESPLVLISNPDVYTLPLSLTNFVDEQGQMDPGLSMAASVVSIVPVLIVFVLLQRRFVAAMTHTGIK, encoded by the coding sequence ATGACTGACCGCAAACGCCGTTGGCTGTGGGGGATCCCGCTGTGGATCCTGGCGTTGGCCTTTCTGGCACCGTTCGCCTGGATGCTGTCCACATCGCTGAAACAGAGTGTCGATGCCTACCGGATCCCGATGGAGTGGATCCCGAAGCCTGCGGAGTGGAAGAACTACGCCGAGGTGCTGGTCGGCGAGACCTCGGTGCTGCCGGCGTTCCTGAACTCGATCTTCGTCGCGTTCATGCGGGTGGGCGGTGAACTGATCACGGCGACGATGGCCGGCTACGCCTTCGCCCGGATCCGCTTCCGCGGTCGGGAGAAGATCTTCCTGCTCTATCTGGCCACCGCGATCATCCCGTCCCAGCTGTTGCTGGTGCCACGGTTCATCTACTTCCAGAAGATCGGCCTCTACGACACCCTCTGGTCGCTGATCCTGCCCGGTATGTTCACCGTGCTCGGCACCTTCCTGATGCGGCAGTTCTTCATCAGCCAGCCGGCCGAATTCGCCGAAGCGGCTCGGATGGACGGTGCCGGCGAGTTCCGGATCTTCGCCTCCATCTATCTGCCGCTGGCCGCGCCAGTGATGAGCGCGCTCGGCATCCTGGCCTTCGTCTGGTCCTGGAACGACTACGAGTCCCCGCTGGTGTTGATCAGCAACCCCGACGTGTACACGCTGCCGCTCAGCCTGACCAACTTCGTCGACGAGCAGGGACAGATGGATCCAGGACTGTCGATGGCCGCCTCGGTCGTCTCGATCGTCCCGGTGCTGATCGTCTTCGTCCTGCTGCAACGCAGGTTCGTCGCTGCCATGACTCACACCGGAATCAAATGA
- a CDS encoding MurR/RpiR family transcriptional regulator: MAKHTPGSETRAQPANPLQLITDALPRLRGGTARVARTILTSPDEIAAGSITRLAAAADTAPATVTRLATHLGFDGYPALRAAIARESGRAAQSAWESDIGSAIAPGDPADKVLNVLASTEVNALRNALASIDLAAVERAADAIAAAERVHVYGEWGDAIPAQELSIRLLRIGVPVWFHDGNQSSRIGAGLLSTGDVGIVVARSGNDPIAEEFVRLASAQGATTVVITGEVDSAVAGAGDIVLFTGTRNGRIWTEFFAGRASDVLTAGLLFVLVAQRVPDRVAAHNPYGPEHPFAGPAAGQTGIDDLPTTLPQTLRVEIDEPLPTDRR, encoded by the coding sequence GTGGCCAAGCACACACCGGGGTCGGAGACCAGAGCGCAGCCGGCGAACCCGTTGCAGTTGATCACCGACGCGTTGCCACGGCTGCGCGGTGGCACCGCACGGGTGGCGCGGACGATCCTCACCTCTCCCGACGAGATCGCTGCTGGTTCGATCACCCGGTTGGCGGCGGCCGCCGACACCGCGCCGGCAACCGTCACCCGGCTCGCCACCCACCTCGGCTTCGACGGCTACCCGGCTCTCCGGGCAGCGATCGCGCGGGAATCGGGACGGGCCGCCCAATCGGCCTGGGAATCCGACATCGGCTCGGCGATCGCACCGGGCGATCCGGCCGACAAGGTCCTCAATGTGCTGGCCAGTACCGAGGTGAACGCACTCCGCAATGCTTTGGCCTCGATCGACCTGGCGGCGGTCGAGCGGGCGGCCGATGCGATCGCGGCGGCCGAGCGGGTGCACGTCTACGGCGAGTGGGGCGACGCCATCCCGGCGCAGGAGCTGTCCATCCGGCTGCTGAGGATCGGGGTCCCGGTCTGGTTCCACGATGGCAACCAGTCCTCTCGGATCGGAGCCGGGCTGCTGTCCACCGGCGACGTCGGCATCGTGGTGGCTCGGTCCGGAAACGACCCGATCGCCGAGGAATTCGTCCGGCTGGCGTCGGCACAGGGGGCGACCACCGTGGTGATCACCGGCGAGGTCGATTCCGCGGTGGCCGGGGCCGGCGACATCGTGCTGTTCACCGGCACCCGCAACGGGCGGATCTGGACCGAGTTCTTCGCCGGCCGTGCCAGTGACGTGTTGACCGCCGGACTGCTCTTCGTGCTGGTCGCCCAGCGAGTTCCCGATCGGGTCGCCGCTCACAACCCGTATGGCCCCGAGCACCCGTTCGCCGGCCCGGCTGCCGGCCAGACCGGCATCGACGACCTGCCGACAACTCTGCCGCAGACCTTGCGGGTGGAGATCGACGAACCCCTTCCGACCGACCGGAGATGA
- a CDS encoding FAD-dependent oxidoreductase, translated as MKTESVHSDITVIGGGLAGVCAAIGAARNGSEVALIQNRPVLGGNSSSEVRVWVCGATAHGVQHFARETGVMGELFVENQFVNPEGNPYYWDLTVLEAVRAEPRITLYLNTDVREVAADGPDDARVINSVTGWQMGSEKLITFTSDQFIDCSGDGLIGLLAGAEYRTGREARSVYDESWAPEVPDNNTLGSTILFYSKDIGQPSKFVPPSFAKDIVAAGIPEHRVIRTDMNGCAFWWIEWGGEYDVVDDNEQVRDELQGVVYGIWDYIKNSGEFDADNLTLEWIGSVPGKREYRRFIGDHVLTQADVLGQTPFEDRVAFGGWSIDLHPPGGVYATERGSKHWHPDGNYHIPLRSLYSINVGNLWMAGRNISASHVAFGTTRVMATCAVIGEAAGIGASVAARDGFTPRQLGHEEFYRVRRAMLRADASTLGVRNDDPDDLALTARASASSVLRRVSVEEPADRYRLDAALGMVVPVGGRFGGIEVLLDADEDTELGCQLHDPLKPQNYLPLKLIEKTTVAVPAGEKQWVRFELDWTPEQPQNAFLVFAANPAISVHTAEQRVTGSILLGHREPAADEQYTEQFRSWKQVLHRQGLCHRLLEPTDVFEPEQVIGGYARPYGGPQLWSSESLALDPEPWIELGWDQPQSIAELVIIFDDDVEEDLINLHHHRTPFDALPSVVRDYRVEARVDGRWQSVASVEGNHRRHGRHRFADPIGTDRIRVVVSATNGADQAHVVAIRAYGQSR; from the coding sequence ATGAAGACCGAGTCCGTACACAGCGACATCACCGTGATCGGCGGCGGCCTGGCCGGCGTCTGCGCCGCCATCGGAGCAGCCCGCAACGGATCCGAGGTCGCGCTGATCCAGAATCGGCCGGTGCTGGGCGGCAACTCGTCCAGCGAGGTCCGCGTCTGGGTCTGCGGTGCCACCGCCCACGGGGTGCAACACTTCGCCCGGGAGACCGGCGTGATGGGCGAACTCTTCGTGGAGAACCAGTTCGTCAATCCCGAAGGCAATCCGTACTACTGGGATCTGACGGTCTTGGAGGCGGTCCGGGCCGAGCCGAGGATCACGCTCTACCTGAACACCGACGTCCGCGAAGTCGCCGCCGACGGCCCCGACGATGCGCGGGTGATCAACTCCGTCACCGGCTGGCAGATGGGCTCGGAGAAGTTGATCACCTTCACCAGTGACCAGTTCATCGACTGCAGCGGTGACGGTCTGATCGGCCTGCTGGCCGGCGCGGAGTATCGCACCGGCCGTGAAGCCCGTTCCGTCTACGACGAGTCCTGGGCGCCGGAGGTGCCGGACAACAATACGCTGGGCAGCACGATCCTCTTCTACAGCAAGGACATCGGCCAGCCGTCGAAGTTCGTCCCGCCGTCCTTCGCCAAGGACATCGTGGCCGCCGGCATCCCCGAGCACCGGGTGATCCGCACCGACATGAACGGCTGCGCCTTCTGGTGGATCGAGTGGGGCGGCGAGTACGACGTCGTCGATGACAACGAACAGGTCCGCGACGAACTGCAAGGCGTGGTGTACGGGATCTGGGACTACATCAAGAACTCCGGCGAGTTCGATGCCGACAATCTCACCCTGGAGTGGATCGGTTCGGTGCCCGGCAAACGGGAGTATCGCCGTTTCATCGGTGATCATGTGCTGACCCAGGCCGATGTGCTGGGACAGACCCCCTTCGAAGACCGGGTCGCCTTCGGCGGCTGGTCGATCGATCTGCACCCGCCCGGCGGTGTCTACGCCACCGAACGCGGATCCAAGCACTGGCACCCGGACGGCAACTACCACATCCCGTTGCGGAGCCTGTATTCGATCAATGTCGGCAACCTGTGGATGGCCGGCCGCAACATCAGCGCCTCGCATGTCGCCTTCGGCACCACGCGGGTGATGGCGACCTGTGCGGTGATCGGCGAGGCCGCCGGCATCGGCGCCTCGGTCGCAGCCCGGGACGGGTTCACCCCGCGGCAGCTCGGGCACGAAGAGTTCTACCGCGTCCGTCGGGCCATGCTGCGGGCCGATGCGTCCACCCTCGGGGTCCGCAACGACGATCCCGATGATCTTGCCCTGACCGCTCGTGCGTCGGCGTCGTCGGTGCTGCGCCGGGTGTCGGTGGAGGAGCCCGCCGACCGGTATCGGTTGGACGCCGCGCTCGGGATGGTGGTGCCGGTAGGGGGACGGTTCGGCGGGATCGAGGTGCTGCTGGACGCCGACGAGGACACCGAGCTCGGCTGTCAGCTGCACGATCCGCTCAAGCCGCAGAACTACCTGCCGCTGAAGCTCATCGAGAAGACCACCGTTGCTGTCCCGGCGGGGGAGAAGCAGTGGGTCCGCTTCGAGCTCGACTGGACCCCCGAGCAGCCGCAGAACGCGTTCCTGGTCTTCGCCGCCAACCCCGCGATCTCGGTGCACACCGCCGAACAGAGGGTCACCGGCAGCATCCTGCTGGGGCATCGCGAGCCGGCTGCCGACGAGCAGTACACCGAGCAGTTCCGCAGCTGGAAGCAGGTGCTGCATCGCCAGGGCCTGTGTCACCGGCTGCTCGAGCCGACCGACGTGTTCGAACCGGAGCAGGTGATCGGCGGCTACGCCCGTCCCTACGGCGGCCCGCAGCTGTGGTCCTCGGAATCGCTCGCGCTCGATCCCGAACCGTGGATCGAGTTGGGCTGGGACCAACCACAGAGCATCGCCGAGCTGGTGATCATCTTCGATGACGACGTCGAGGAGGACCTGATCAACCTGCATCACCATCGGACGCCGTTCGATGCACTGCCCAGCGTCGTCCGCGACTATCGGGTCGAGGCTCGGGTCGACGGCCGGTGGCAGTCGGTCGCGTCGGTCGAGGGCAACCATCGCCGGCACGGACGGCACCGGTTCGCCGATCCGATCGGTACCGATCGGATCCGGGTGGTCGTCAGTGCGACCAACGGCGCCGACCAGGCGCACGTGGTGGCGATCCGCGCCTACGGTCAGAGCCGCTGA
- a CDS encoding ABC transporter substrate-binding protein, producing MSGIVLLTAGCSSGAGSETPQTATGSAGGGFPVTLPSVNGPITIDKQPQRVVLLNDQLVETAAAIGLTPIGGPKPGTPLGPWADGKIDQQNSAVYAIPPFDGIPAEKVAGYTPDLIIGSDYQVDAATYAKLKKIAPTVVLALNTDDNAEVPTWQSSALTIGKATGRADRARQVVDQVLAKIARVKRDNPQIAGKTVQLGNFLSSSEFVCTNSDSASSALFLRSLGLRLAKLPGAGSEPRVVLSKERFTDLNDVDLVIMGSSSPELAAKLAKDPIFSRLTPVRKKTADQVDLTWVTAYNIPTVLSIPALLDDLEPYLQRL from the coding sequence ATGTCGGGAATCGTCTTGCTGACGGCAGGCTGCAGCAGCGGGGCCGGTTCGGAGACCCCGCAGACAGCCACCGGATCGGCGGGTGGCGGATTCCCGGTGACGCTGCCGTCGGTCAACGGACCGATCACGATCGACAAGCAGCCACAGCGGGTGGTGCTGCTCAACGACCAGTTGGTGGAGACCGCGGCCGCGATCGGACTCACCCCGATCGGCGGGCCGAAGCCCGGCACACCCTTGGGCCCGTGGGCCGACGGGAAGATCGACCAGCAGAACAGCGCCGTGTACGCGATCCCACCGTTCGACGGCATCCCGGCCGAGAAGGTCGCCGGCTATACACCTGACCTGATCATCGGCAGCGACTACCAGGTCGACGCAGCGACCTATGCCAAGCTGAAGAAGATCGCGCCGACCGTGGTGCTGGCGCTGAACACCGACGACAACGCCGAGGTGCCCACCTGGCAGTCCAGCGCACTGACCATCGGCAAGGCGACCGGCCGCGCCGACCGGGCCCGGCAGGTCGTCGACCAGGTGCTGGCGAAGATCGCCCGGGTCAAGCGCGACAACCCGCAGATCGCCGGCAAGACCGTGCAGCTGGGCAACTTCCTCAGCTCCTCGGAATTCGTCTGCACCAACAGCGACAGCGCGTCCTCGGCACTGTTCCTGCGCAGCCTCGGACTGAGGCTGGCCAAGCTACCCGGAGCCGGCTCCGAGCCCCGGGTCGTGCTGTCCAAGGAACGCTTCACCGATCTGAACGACGTCGACCTGGTGATCATGGGATCGAGCAGCCCCGAGCTGGCCGCGAAACTGGCCAAGGATCCGATCTTCAGTCGACTGACACCGGTGCGGAAGAAGACCGCCGACCAGGTCGACCTGACCTGGGTGACGGCCTACAACATTCCTACCGTGCTGAGCATCCCTGCCCTGTTGGACGACCTCGAGCCGTACCTTCAGCGGCTCTGA
- a CDS encoding glutamate-5-semialdehyde dehydrogenase, which translates to MTEQNPAAVADLARRSRIAGRSLAGANRGVKDRALHAMADALAKAEDAVLAANESDVAAAEQAGTAPGLVDRLRLDPGRVGGMADGLRALAGLPDPIGDVVRGWTNPNGVQVRQVRVPLGVVGIIYEARPNVTADAAGICLKSGNTVLLRGSSSAAASNAAVVTALRSGIRATGLPADVVQLVPGPRTVTDELMAARGLVDVLIPRGGAGLIDHVVGNSRVPVIETGVGNCHLYVDADADTEMALEIMINAKVQRPSVCNAIETLLVHREIAEDFLPAALRRLAEAGVTVHGDERVAGYGTVVPVTDEDFGTEYNSLDLAAAEVDSLDDAIDHIRRYSTGHSETIVTDSQSAAARFVAEIDAAAVLVNASSRFVDGGEFGFGAEIGISTQKLHARGPMGLPEMTSTKFVVSGAGQIR; encoded by the coding sequence GTGACCGAACAGAACCCGGCCGCCGTTGCCGATCTCGCCCGCAGGTCCCGGATCGCCGGCCGTTCGCTGGCCGGCGCGAATCGCGGTGTCAAGGACCGCGCGCTGCACGCCATGGCCGATGCGTTGGCCAAGGCCGAGGACGCGGTCCTGGCGGCCAACGAGTCCGATGTCGCCGCCGCCGAGCAGGCAGGGACGGCACCGGGGCTGGTCGACCGGCTGCGACTGGACCCGGGGCGGGTCGGTGGGATGGCCGACGGACTCCGCGCGTTGGCCGGGCTGCCCGATCCGATCGGTGACGTCGTGCGCGGCTGGACCAATCCGAACGGCGTCCAGGTGCGACAGGTCCGGGTCCCGCTCGGGGTGGTCGGCATCATCTACGAGGCCCGTCCCAACGTGACCGCCGACGCGGCCGGGATCTGTCTGAAGTCGGGTAACACCGTGCTGCTCCGCGGCTCGTCCTCGGCCGCCGCTTCCAATGCCGCCGTGGTGACCGCGCTGCGCAGTGGGATCCGGGCCACCGGCCTGCCCGCCGACGTCGTCCAACTGGTGCCAGGGCCGCGAACGGTGACCGATGAGCTGATGGCGGCCCGTGGCCTGGTCGATGTGCTGATCCCGCGGGGAGGTGCAGGGCTGATCGATCACGTCGTCGGCAACAGCCGGGTGCCGGTGATCGAGACCGGGGTCGGCAACTGTCATCTGTATGTCGATGCCGACGCCGACACCGAGATGGCGCTGGAGATCATGATCAACGCCAAGGTGCAGCGGCCGAGCGTCTGCAATGCGATCGAGACGCTGCTGGTGCATCGGGAGATCGCCGAGGACTTCCTGCCGGCAGCGCTGCGCCGGCTCGCCGAGGCCGGCGTCACGGTGCACGGTGATGAACGGGTGGCCGGCTACGGCACCGTTGTCCCGGTCACCGACGAGGACTTCGGCACCGAATACAACTCCCTCGATCTCGCCGCCGCCGAGGTCGACTCCCTGGATGACGCGATCGACCACATCCGGCGCTACAGCACCGGGCACTCGGAGACCATCGTCACCGACTCCCAGTCGGCGGCCGCCCGGTTCGTCGCCGAGATCGACGCGGCCGCGGTGCTGGTCAACGCCTCCAGCCGATTCGTCGACGGCGGCGAATTCGGGTTCGGCGCCGAGATCGGCATCTCCACCCAGAAGCTGCATGCCCGGGGACCGATGGGGCTGCCGGAGATGACCAGCACCAAATTCGTCGTCAGCGGAGCCGGTCAGATCCGCTGA